One part of the Kryptolebias marmoratus isolate JLee-2015 linkage group LG2, ASM164957v2, whole genome shotgun sequence genome encodes these proteins:
- the LOC108244423 gene encoding T-box transcription factor TBX1, whose amino-acid sequence MNGLELSQSCELLQCCTDGGSLLSIKAPQVSGVRVQLEMQALWQQFDQLGTEMIVTKSGRRMFPTFQVRISGMDPAAEYVLLMDFIPVDDKRYRYAFHSSSWLVAGRADVAAPSRMHFHPDSPAPGAQWMKQTVSFDTLKLTNNLLDDNGHMILNSMHRYQPRFHVVYVDPAPNSHLNAYKNFCSFSFPETRFMAVTAYQNHRITQLKIASNPFAKGFRTTDPQGWEGNTSPLVVCCPPEGRAEGLSTKPKEQGSCSSKTSLRQKSSVPVLEEECELFHHGKDSAGLAVERKDESSLITPASFLHFPSYWDCAGSSH is encoded by the exons ATGAATG gTCTTGAGCTGTCTCAGAGCTGTGAATTATTACAATGCTGCACCGATGGGGGGTCATTGTTGAGCATCAAGGCCCCTCAAGTCAGCGGGGTCAGAGTTCAGCTGGAGATGCAGGCACTTTGGCAGCAGTTTGACCAGCTGGGCACAGAGATGATCGTTACGAAATCCGGGAG AAGGATGTTTCCGACATTTCAGGTGAGAATCTCTGGGATGGATCCTGCTGCCGAATACGTTCTGCTTATGGACTTTATCCCTGTGGACGACAAACGATACAG ATATGCGTTCCACAGCTCCTCCTGGTTGGTGGCAGGGCGGGCAGATGTGGCAGCCCCCAGCAGGATGCATTTCCACCCAGACTCACCAGCTCCTGGTGCCCAGTGGATGAAGCAGACTGTGTCGTTTGACACTCTCAAGCTCACCAACAATCTGCTGGATGACAACGGACAT atgatCCTGAACTCTATGCATCGCTATCAGCCGCGCTTCCATGTGGTGTATGTAGACCCAGCGCCTAACAGCCATCTGAATGCCTACAAGAACTTCTGCTCCTTCTCCTTCCCCGAGACACGGTTCATGGCTGTCACCGCCTATCAGAACCACAGG ATCACTCAGCTGAAAATTGCAAGCAACCCATTTGCTAAAGGCTTCAGGACTACAGACCCGCAGGGATG GGAGGGTAACACAAGCCCCCTTGTAGTGTGCTGTCCACCAGAGGGCAGAGCTGAGGGTCTCTCCACCAAACCCAAGGAGCAGGGAAGCTGCAGCTCAAAGACATCTCTCA GACAGAAAAGTTCAGTTCCTGTGCTGGAGGAGGAGTGTGAGCTGTTTCACCACGGGAAAGACTCTGCAGGACTCGCCGTGGAGAGGAAAGATGAGAGCAGTTTGATAACACCAGCCTCCTTCCTCCATTTCCCCTCTTACTGGGACTGTGCCGGATCATCTCATTAA
- the apoa1b gene encoding apolipoprotein A-Ib, producing the protein MKFVALALALLLAVGSQAASLQADAPSQLDQIRSAVDVYLTQARESAIKALDQLDGTEYESMKGTVAQRLNDMHTQLKQLQSQVSPMTDSVVSSISDATAEVRASIVSDIEALKTELEPMRAKLREVVNKHLEEYRTHMEPVLKEYQAKHNEEMEALKTKMEPIMAELRQKIATNVEETKEALVPIVEAVRTKLTQRLESLKEMAAPFVEEYKEYLKKSYDNAQNINAEELEQLRGKIQPLAEEIKTKFTAIVGLITETFNKNSSN; encoded by the exons ATGAAATTTGTGGCTCTCGCTCTTGCCCTTCTCCTGGCTGTCg GCTCTCAGGCCGCTTCCCTTCAGGCTGATGCCCCATCCCAGCTGGATCAGATACGGTCTGCTGTTGATGTCTACCTGACTCAGGCAAGGGAGAGTGCCATCAAAGCTCTGGACCAGCTCGATGGCACTGAGTATGAGAGCATGAA GGGCACTGTGGCTCAGCGTCTAAATGATATGCACACTCAGCTCAAGCAACTGCAGAGCCAAGTGTCCCCCATGACCGACAGCGTTGTGAGTTCCATCTCTGATGCCACTGCCGAGGTCCGTGCCTCCATCGTGAGCGACATCGAGGCTTTGAAAACTGAGCTTGAGCCCATGCGTGCCAAGCTGAGGGAGGTTGTTAACAAACACCTGGAGGAGTACCGCACCCACATGGAGCCCGTCCTCAAAGAGTACCAAGCCAAGCACAACGAAGAGATGGAAGCTCTGAAAACCAAGATGGAGCCCATTATGGCAGAGCTGCGTCAGAAGATAGCAACCAACGTGGAGGAGACCAAGGAGGCCCTGGTTCCCATTGTTGAGGCAGTGCGCACCAAGCTCACTCAGCGCCTGGAGAGCCTGAAGGAGATGGCCGCCCCTTTCGTCGAAGAATACAAGGAATATCTGAAGAAGTCCTACGACAATGCACAGAACATCAATGCTGAGGAGCTTGAGCAGCTGAGGGGGAAGATACAGCCTCTTGCTGAGGAAATCAAGACAAAGTTCACAGCCATTGTTGGGCTCATCACTGAGAccttcaacaaaaacagctcaaactAA
- the bace1 gene encoding beta-secretase 1, translated as MRASVLQPRCLAGILVWTAVCLLSGAQPAAPDSSGLSRAIRVPLRQQSARDKQQSPPPPAAAAGASRTRRRRGAAEGGVSFVDMIDNLRGKSGQGYYVEMAVGSPPQRLNILVDTGSSNFAVGAAAHPFLRRYYHRLLSTSYRDLGRSVYVPYTQGRWEGELGTDLVSVPHGPNATLRANVAAITQSDRFFINGSNWEGILGLAYADIARPDETLEPFFDSLVRQTSVPNLFSLQLCGAGFTQNYSLGSSTVGGSMIIGGVDSSLYVGELWYTPIRREWYYEVIIVRIEVNGQDLHMDCKEYNYDKSIVDSGTTNLRLPRKVFQAAVKAIEAASSTEQFPSGFWLGEQLVCWQAGTTPWHIFPVISLYLMSENRNQSFRISILPQQYLRPVEDVASAQEDCYKFAVSQSSTGTVMGAVIMEGFYVVFDREKKRIGFAVSTCHVHDEFRTASVEGPFHGIDLEDCGYNIPQTDESTLMTIAYIMAGICALFMLPLCLMVCQWRFARCLHPHGDFADDISLLK; from the exons ATGAGGGCGTCGGTGTTACAGCCGCGCTGCCTGGCGGGGATATTGGTATGGACGGCGGTGTGTCTGCTCAGCGGCGCGCAGCCCGCCGCACCTGACTCCTCGGGCCTGTCTCGAGCCATCCGCGTGCCACTGCGGCAACAAAGCGCTCGCGACAAGCAGCAGTCCCCGCCGCCacctgccgccgccgccggcgCGAGCCGGACCCGCAGGCGGAGAGGAGCGGCGGAGGGCGGCGTCAGCTTCGTGGACATGATCGACAACCTGCGGGGGAAGTCCGGCCAGGGGTACTACGTGGAGATGGCCGTGGGTTCTCCTCCACAGAGG TTAAACATCCTGGTGGATACAGGAAGTAGCAACTTCGCCGTCGGGGCGGCTGCCCATCCATTCCTGCGCAGATACTACCATCGATTACT CTCGACGTCGTACCGTGACCTGGGCAGGAGTGTGTACGTTCCCTACACTCAGGGTCGCTGGGAGGGAGAGCTGGGCACAGACCTGGTCTCCGTGCCGCACGGCCCGAACGCAACGCTGCGCGCCAACGTCGCCGCCATCACCCAGTCCGACCGCTTCTTCATCAATGGATCCAACTGGGAGGGAATCCTGGGACTTGCCTACGCTGATATAGCTCGG CCCGATGAGACACTGGAGCCTTTCTTTGACTCTTTGGTCCGCCAGACGTCGGTCCCCAACCTCTTCTCTCTCCAGCTGTGTGGCGCCGGCTTCACCCAGAACTACTCCCTGGGCAGCTCCACAGTCGGCGGCAGCATG ATTATCGGTGGAGTGGACTCATCCCTCTATGTGGGGGAGCTTTGGTACACTCCCATCCGCAGGGAGTGGTACTATGAGGTCATTATCGTACGGATCGAGGTGAACGGACAGGACCTCCACATGGACTGTAAAGAG TATAATTATGATAAGAGCATCGTGGACAGTGGCACCACCAACCTTCGGCTGCCTAGAAAGGTCTTCCAGGCTGCTGTCAAGGCTATTGAAGCTGCCTCCTCG ACGGAGCAGTTTCCTTCTGGGTTCTGGCTGGGGGAGCAGCTGGTGTGTTGGCAGGCCGGCACCACGCCGTGGCACATCTTTCCTGTCATCTCCCTCTACCTGATGAGTGAGAACCGCAACCAGTCCTTCAGAATCTCCATCCTGCCACAG CAATACCTGCGGCCAGTCGAGGACGTGGCCTCCGCGCAGGAGGACTGCTATAAGTTCGCTGTGTCTCAGTCCAGCACGGGGACGGTGATGGGCGCTGTCATCATGGAGGGCTTCTACGTCGTGTTTGACCGAGAGAAGAAACGCATCGGCTTCGCTGTCAGCACCTGCCACG TGCACGACGAGTTCCGCACAGCCTCAGTCGAGGGGCCGTTCCACGGCATCGACCTGGAAGACTGCGGCTACAACATCCCTCAGACAGACGAGTCCACCCTGATGACCATCGCCTACATCATGGCGGGGATCTGCGCGCTCTTCATGCTGCCCCTGTGCCTCATGGTGTGCCAGTGGCGCTTCGCCCGCTGCCTCCACCCACACGGGGACTTCGCCGATGACATATCGCTCCTGAAATGA